Genomic window (Phycisphaerae bacterium):
GTTGGAACACGGACCGACCGTGCCCAATCGATGGAGGACAAGGTGCGGAGCGTCGAGGAGAAACTGCGCGCGGGCTAACCCCGCAGGTAATAGTCCTTCACCCAGGCGGGCAATTTGCCCTTTTCCACCAGTGCGGCGAGGAGGTTCGGCAGACTTTCAAACTGTCGCGCACACAGCTCGTATTCTTCGCGCGTCACCGACCCGCGGCGGCACAACGTCAACAAGGCCTCGTTCCGGTCGCAGACCAGCCCACGCATCTTCTCGCACGGGAACGCATCGCAGGCGGCGCAGGACGACACCCCCTTCTCCCGCGCACACGGCCGCGCCTTGCACACCTGATCGGCCACCTCGCCACGCCCCTTGCACGTGCCGCACGGCGCGGAACCCGGCACCTTGTCCGGCGTGTAGCTGTGGCCGAAGATCTTGTTCCAGCCCGCGATCATCTTCAGGCGCTGCGCCTTGTCGGGCGACCGCCCCGCGCACTGCCCGCAGTTGTAGCCGCAGTAGCCGATGAGCGGATCGTCAACCACCGGCGTGGATGAGCCGATCGGGCCGGCGTCACCCGGCTTCTGCGGCGCTGCGCCGGGCGGCGCCGACTGCCCCGCCGCACCGGCGGCCAGCAGACCAGCGGCGCCGACGAGTGCACCGGCGTGCAGAAATTCACGTCGTCCCATGCGAGAATCGTTCTGCTCGCACCCTGCACTCGTCGGCATCTCGCGGTTTCCTCCTCCAGCCGTTTGCCCGTCCCGGCGGCGTCGGCGGCCGTGTCCCACGCCCCCATTCTACGATCGGGCGAAAAGACC
Coding sequences:
- a CDS encoding DUF3795 domain-containing protein, with translation MGRREFLHAGALVGAAGLLAAGAAGQSAPPGAAPQKPGDAGPIGSSTPVVDDPLIGYCGYNCGQCAGRSPDKAQRLKMIAGWNKIFGHSYTPDKVPGSAPCGTCKGRGEVADQVCKARPCAREKGVSSCAACDAFPCEKMRGLVCDRNEALLTLCRRGSVTREEYELCARQFESLPNLLAALVEKGKLPAWVKDYYLRG